One window from the genome of Ovis canadensis isolate MfBH-ARS-UI-01 breed Bighorn chromosome 21, ARS-UI_OviCan_v2, whole genome shotgun sequence encodes:
- the KCNJ5 gene encoding G protein-activated inward rectifier potassium channel 4, whose amino-acid sequence MAGDSRNAMNQDMEIGVTPRDPKKIPKQARDYIPIATDRTRLLSEGKKPRQRYMEKSGKCNVHHGNVQETYRYLSDLFTTLVDLKWRFNLLVFTMVYTITWLFFGFIWWLIAYIRGDLDHVGDREWIPCVENLSGFVSAFLFSIETETTIGYGFRVITEKCPEGIVLLLVQAILGSIVNAFMVGCMFVKISQPKKRAETLMFSNNAVISLRDEKLCLMFRVGDLRNSHIVEASIRAKLIKSRQTKEGEFIPLNQTDINVGFDTGDDRLFLVSPLIICHEINEKSPFWEMSRAQLTQEEFEVVVILEGMVEATGMTCQARSSYMDTEVLWGHRFTPVLTLEKGFYEVDYNTFHDTYETNTPSCCAKELAEMKREGRLLQYLPSPPLPGGCVGAELGAEAEPEGEEEPEGLSGSQETKGSA is encoded by the exons atGGCTGGCGATTCTAGGAATGCCATGAACCAGGATATGGAGATTGGGGTCACTCCCAGGGACCCTAAGAAGATTCCCAAACAGGCCCGAGATTACATCCCCATTGCCACCGACCGCACGCGCCTCCTGTCAGAGGGCAAGAAGCCGAGGCAGCGCTACATGGAGAAGAGCGGCAAGTGCAACGTCCATCACGGCAACGTCCAGGAGACCTACCGCTACCTGAGCGACCTCTTCACCACCCTGGTGGACCTCAAGTGGCGCTTCAACCTGCTTGTCTTCACCATGGTCTACACCATCACCTGGCTGTTCTTCGGGTTCATCTGGTGGCTCATTGCTTACATCCGGGGTGACCTGGACCACGTCGGGGACCGGGAGTGGATCCCTTGTGTAGAGAACCTCAGCGGCTTCGTGTCTGCCTTCCTGTTCTCCATCGAGACGGAGACCACCATCGGGTACGGCTTTCGGGTGATCACGGAGAAGTGTCCGGAGGGCATCGTCCTCCTGCTGGTCCAGGCCATCCTCGGCTCCATCGTCAACGCCTTCATGGTGGGGTGCATGTTCGTCAAGATCAGCCAGCCCAAGAAGAGAGCTGAGACCCTCATGTTTTCCAATAATGCCGTCATCTCACTTCGAGACGAGAAGCTCTGTCTCATGTTCCGGGTGGGCGACCTCCGCAACTCGCACATCGTGGAGGCCTCCATCCGCGCCAAGCTCATCAAGTCCCGGCAGACCAAGGAGGGCGAGTTCATCCCCCTGAACCAGACCGACATCAACGTGGGCTTCGACACGGGGGACGACCGCCTCTTCCTGGTTTCCCCGCTCATCATCTGTCACGAAATCAACGAGAAGAGCCCTTTCTGGGAGATGTCACGGGCCCAGCTGACCCAGGAGGAATTCGAGGTGGTGGTCATCCTGGAAGGGATGGTGGAGGCCACAG GCATGACTTGCCAAGCACGGAGCTCCTACATGGATACCGAGGTGCTCTGGGGCCACCGGTTCACACCAGTCCTCACCTTGGAAAAGGGCTTCTATGAGGTGGACTACAACACCTTCCACGACACCTATGAAACCAACACGCCCAGCTGCTGTGCCAAAGAGCTGGCAGAAATGAAGCGGGAAGGCCGACTCCTGCAGTACCTCCCCAGCCCTCCACTGCCAGGGGGCTGCGTTGGAGCAGAGCTGGGTGCAGAGGCGGagccagagggagaggaagagcctGAGGGTCTGAGTGGGTCCCAGGAGACCAAGGGCTCTGCGTGA